CTGTCCGGCGTACTGACGCCTGTGCTCCTGATCGCCGCCTATGTCCTTTCCGGCCTCTGCGCTGCCATCGCCGGCATCATCGCTGCCGCCGATATCCGCGGTGCAGATGCCAACAATGCCGGTCTCTGGCTGGAGCTCGACGCCATTCTTGCGGTCGTCGTCGGCGGGACGTCGCTTCTCGGTGGCCGCTTCAGCATTGCCGCATCGGTGCTCGGGGCCATCATCATCCAGGCGATCAACACCGGCATTCTTCTTTCGGGCTTTCCGCCGGAATTCAACCTGATCATCAAGGCGGCGATCATCGTCTTCATCCTGGTGCTTCAGTCGCCGAGGTTCCGCGCTGCCTTTGCCTTCCTCGTGCCGGCGCGCGGCGCGAGCAAACCGAGCGAGCGAGCCGCAAAATGAAGCCGAAATACCTTCCGCTCACCGCGACGCTCGTGATCTTCCTCCTGGGTTATGCGCTCTGCGTGGCGCAGTATCCGAACATGTTGTCGACGCGCGTGATCGGCAACCTTTTGACCGACAATGCCTTCCTCGGCATCGCGGCGGTCGGGATGACCTTCGTCATCATCTCCGGCGGCATCGATCTTTCGATCGGCTCGGTCATCGCTTTTACCGGCGTGTTTCTCGCTGTGGTGCTGGAACACACGAGCATCCACCCGCTCATAGCCTTCGCGATGGTTCTGGCGATCGCGACGCTCTTCGGCGCCGCGATGGGGGCGATCATCCACTATCTGGAAATGCCCGCCTTCATCGTCACCCTTGCCGGAATGTTCCTCGCGCGCGGCATGGCCTTCGTGTTGTCGATCGACAGCATTCCGATTAAGCATCCCTTCTACGCGACCTTGAAGGCGCTCTACTTCAAGCTGCCGGGTGGCGGCCGCATCACGCTGATCGGCGGGCTGATGCTGCTCGTCTTCGCGATCGGCATTCTCATCGCGCACCGCACGCGCTTCGGGACCAATGTCTATGCGCTCGGCGGGGGCACGGCGACAGCCCGGCTGATGGGCGTTCCGGTCGCCGCGACGACGATCCGCATCTACGCCTTTTCGGGCCTGCTTGCGGGATTGTCCGGCATCGTCTTTTCACTCTACACTTCGGCCGGCTACTCTCTCGCCGCCGTCGGCGTCGAACTGGACGCCATCACCGCCGTCGTCATCGGCGGAACGCTTCTGAGCGGTGGTTCGGGGTTCGTTGCCGGCACACTGGTGGGCATCCTCATTCAGGGGTTGATCCAGACCTACATCACCTTCGACGGATCGCTGTCGAGCTGGTGGACGAAGATCCTGATCGGCCTTTTGCTCTTTGCTTTCATTCTGCTTCAGAAGGGCATCATCTTCGTGTCGCGCCAGCGCCAGCAGCGGGCGTGAGGCAAGGGTTGCGCGATGTGGCCATCCCTCCATCAGCCGCGCAAACGCACGAGCCACCGGCTCGTGGTCGAGGAACTCGGCCAGGCGGTGGTCGGAGGGGAGTTCGCCGTCGGGGATATCCTGCCCGGCGATGCGGAGTTGGCTGCGCGCTTCAACGTTTCCCGCACCGTCCTGCGCGAGGCGATGAAGAC
The nucleotide sequence above comes from Ensifer adhaerens. Encoded proteins:
- the yjfF gene encoding galactofuranose ABC transporter, permease protein YjfF, with amino-acid sequence MKPKYLPLTATLVIFLLGYALCVAQYPNMLSTRVIGNLLTDNAFLGIAAVGMTFVIISGGIDLSIGSVIAFTGVFLAVVLEHTSIHPLIAFAMVLAIATLFGAAMGAIIHYLEMPAFIVTLAGMFLARGMAFVLSIDSIPIKHPFYATLKALYFKLPGGGRITLIGGLMLLVFAIGILIAHRTRFGTNVYALGGGTATARLMGVPVAATTIRIYAFSGLLAGLSGIVFSLYTSAGYSLAAVGVELDAITAVVIGGTLLSGGSGFVAGTLVGILIQGLIQTYITFDGSLSSWWTKILIGLLLFAFILLQKGIIFVSRQRQQRA